The sequence below is a genomic window from Chelatococcus sp. YT9.
TTGTGCAGAACTGCAATTGAACACAAATGCAGTCGTGCACAAGAGAGCGTGAGGAACGATATGGCGAAGACGAAGGCAACCGCACAGGATTTCCTGTCGAAGATGAAGCTTCCGGAGCAAGAGGACGGCGAATCCGCCGCGAGCGCCGTCGAGGCGGCGAAGATCGAGCAGCGCCGCACGGTCGGCAGGACTGGCCTCAAACATATCGGCGGCTATTTCGACCGTGACACCGTTGAGAAGGTGGCGCTTCTGCGGGCGCGTCTCGACCTCGACAATTCGCAGCTCATCAAGCGCGCCATTGACGAGCTTTACAGCAGGGAAGGGGCTGCTCGAAAATTTGGGGATCGGTAGTGCATTTGTGCACAAGTGCACTATTGCATATATAAATGATCGTTGTTTCTGGTCGTCTTGTTTGGTGGTAGTGTTTAATCCTATTGAGTGCGATCAATGACGGGAGATTCCCATGCGCAGCACACAACAGTTGAGCGTTACGTTGCCGAACGAAATGGCTCAGATGGTCAAGAATAAGGTGTCGTCCGGTGAGTATGCCAGCGACAGCGAGGTTATCCGCGACGGGCTGCGCGCCTTGGTGGCGCGCGATAAAGCAGTTGAGGGCTGGCTACGTACGGAAGTTGCGGCCTCCTATGACGAAATGAAGGCGGACCCGTCGAAGGGGCGAACGCCCGAACAGGTGTTGGCGTCGCTGAAGGCCGAAACCAAGCGTCAGGAGAGGGCACGGTAAGGGCATGACGCATCGCGTGATCTTCTCGCCCAGGACAGAAGCGCAGCTCGTGAAGCTGCACAAGGACATTGGCGACAAATCAGCGCCGGTGATCGGCGAGCGATACACGACGGCTATATACCAATATTGCCTTGGCTTCTCGACGTTCCCACATCGGGGCGCACGGCGTGACGACATTCGGCCTGGTCTGCGGACAGTCGGATACCGTCGCCGCGTGACGATCGCGTTCGAGGTTGAGACCGACACCGTAGTCATTCACGGCGTCTATTATGGCGGCCAGGATTACGAGGCGGATTTGCGGGAAGGGGATTTGACGGAGATCGAGGATGACGACGACGAATCCTAGCCGCCTTATGGAAAAACGGATCGTTGAGGGTGTCGAGGTTCATCGCGGCTCCGGCAACGTCTATGCCGATCTTGGCTTGCCTGATGCCGATAAGCTCCTGGTGAAATCCGGCCTGACAATCGAGATTAGAAAGGCGATGCGTATTCTTGGGTTGAGCCAGCAGGAGGCCGCGATACGCATGGGCATCCCAGAGCCGAAGGTGTCGGGGATGATGCGTGGCGATTTCACCAGCCTGTCCGAGTGCAAGCTCATGGACTGCTTGAATCGCCTTGGCTACGACATCGAAATCACCGTGAGGCCGGCCGCCGATCCGGTCGGCCATTTGACGCTGGCGGTTGCGTGACCACGGCGGCGCATGACGATTGGTTCGGGAGCAGATCGAGGCTGCTATAAAGGAGGCCGACAACCCTGCTACCGAATGGACACCCCACGCGGTTATCAAGCAGGATATTGCACGGCAGCGGGCCGAGCTGTTGGCCCGTATCGAGAGTGAGAGGGATCGGGCATGACGACAAAGACCAGTCGCCTTGCCCGCGAGATCGCGAAAATGGCAGACGCACAGCGCCGCCTCGGGATCATGGATGAGGCGACGTCGTAGCGTCTTGGAGCGGAGGCATTGGAAGCCGCCTTGATTGCGGGCGAAGAATCCGGGGAACCGGAGCCGTTTGATAACGAAGCGTTCAAAGCCGAAATGCGCGCTGAATGTGGACGCTGAAATGTCAGAGCATGACGAGGCCCTTGAAACTTGGCTGCGCACTGAGGGCGTTGCCGCCTATGACGAGCTGAAGGCCGATCCGAGCCGGGGCCTAAGTGTCGAACAGGTTCGACGACGCCTTGCCGATGAGCGCAAGCGTATGGAATCGAGCCGGAAAGCCGATGGCCGGGAAGGATAGCTTGAGAGGCAGACATGGCCCGTTCGAAGCGGAAAAATCCCGGCTGCGGATATTCGATGGCGGAAAGCGATAAGCCGTTCAAGCAGCGGGAACACCGGCGCGAGCGCGCGGCCGTGCGCAATACCGACCTAACGATAGACGACGCACCGTCCAGCCGTGCTTTCGGGAATCCGTGTCACGGTGAAAAAGACGGCAAACAGTGGTTTGACCCACTCCGCAATCCCAAAGAAATGCGGAAATAGGATAGCCGAATATGCCGGCCACAAAGACTCGCCGCCTTGGGATCATGGACGAGGCGAGCAGCAAGAAGATCACGATGCGGCACTTTCGGGGAAAGTCCTTTCCGAACGAAACGCCGATGACGGGTGCGGAGGTGCGAGCTGTGCGCGAACAGGAGCAGCTTAGTCAGGTCGCGTTCGGTCGCTATCTCAATATGACGCCCGACTATGTGTCGCGCCTTGAATGCGGCGAGGTGCAGGCCAAAGGTCCGGCGCTGGCTTTGCTGCACGTCATTCGTCGGCACGGCATTGAGGTGTTGCATTAGAAATCATGATTTCCTGCAATCATGTAAGCGTGCAAACAGCCGGCCCCGGCCGTCCCTTATGGCTCGGCTTCCCACGGATTGATGGTGTTCAGCTCCGCCGCTTGGAAAGGGCTGGTGTCGCGCGTTGCGACCACCAAGCTATGAACGGCGGCGGTGGCGGCGATATAGCCATCTGCCTTGCCGATAGCTTTTCCTCTTGCCCTCGCTCTCGCCATCAAGTCGGAATAGGCTTGAGAGGCTTCCAGATCGAAAGGCAGCACGCGGCCTGCGAAGGCCGGCAAAACCTCATGTTCTAACCGTTCCTGGTAGATCGAGCGGCGCTTGCCTTCAGGCATCGTCGCAAGGCCATAACGCAGCTCGGCCACCGTGATGGTGGACAGATAGAGCGTTTCAACGGCCTGTGCGTCGATCCACGTCAGCACGTTGGGATTCGGCTCGATCTTCCACAGCTCGGAAATGACGTTGGTGTCGAGGATAATCACTCGAACCTCATCGGCTCGGCCGGCGTCTTGTCGCGGAGCTGGTTGAAATGCTCGGCCTCGGCATCTGTCAGGCCCCCGGCCTCGCGTGCGATGGACGCTAGCAACGAACCGAGCTTGATCCGCTCGGGCGGCCGGGCGGCGGATTCCAGAATCTCGCGGATTTCTGCCTCGGTACTACGGCCATGGTGGGCGGCACGCACGCGAAGCGCGCGATGTACCGCATCAGGCAAATTTCTTACGGTTACAGTCGCCATGCTATCCTTCCTTATTTCTAGCAGTCAATGACTGCATTTTATATAGGATGATATCATCTCGCAAGCATCCAGGCCATAAACCCGCCCCCGGCCGTCCCTACGGCCCTAGATGATGAGAGCGGGCCGGCCGGGGGCTGGCGTCAGCGCCGGGGCCGCTTTTCCCATATGGCGGGTTCGGGCAGGGGTTCTTTTCGCTTCTCGCGCAACCGCTTCAACATTTCCTCGCCCGAAATCCCCGGCCGTGGATCGTCGGCGGCGGCCTGGATTCTGTGCTTGAACAGTTCCCGGCGCAGATCGGCATGGGGTTCCAGCTCCTCATGCTCGC
It includes:
- a CDS encoding helix-turn-helix domain-containing protein yields the protein MPATKTRRLGIMDEASSKKITMRHFRGKSFPNETPMTGAEVRAVREQEQLSQVAFGRYLNMTPDYVSRLECGEVQAKGPALALLHVIRRHGIEVLH
- a CDS encoding type II toxin-antitoxin system ParD family antitoxin, with the translated sequence MRSTQQLSVTLPNEMAQMVKNKVSSGEYASDSEVIRDGLRALVARDKAVEGWLRTEVAASYDEMKADPSKGRTPEQVLASLKAETKRQERAR
- a CDS encoding helix-turn-helix transcriptional regulator, producing the protein MTTTNPSRLMEKRIVEGVEVHRGSGNVYADLGLPDADKLLVKSGLTIEIRKAMRILGLSQQEAAIRMGIPEPKVSGMMRGDFTSLSECKLMDCLNRLGYDIEITVRPAADPVGHLTLAVA
- a CDS encoding type II toxin-antitoxin system VapC family toxin, producing MIILDTNVISELWKIEPNPNVLTWIDAQAVETLYLSTITVAELRYGLATMPEGKRRSIYQERLEHEVLPAFAGRVLPFDLEASQAYSDLMARARARGKAIGKADGYIAATAAVHSLVVATRDTSPFQAAELNTINPWEAEP
- a CDS encoding type II toxin-antitoxin system RelE/ParE family toxin, whose amino-acid sequence is MTHRVIFSPRTEAQLVKLHKDIGDKSAPVIGERYTTAIYQYCLGFSTFPHRGARRDDIRPGLRTVGYRRRVTIAFEVETDTVVIHGVYYGGQDYEADLREGDLTEIEDDDDES
- a CDS encoding plasmid stability protein stbC, which produces MATVTVRNLPDAVHRALRVRAAHHGRSTEAEIREILESAARPPERIKLGSLLASIAREAGGLTDAEAEHFNQLRDKTPAEPMRFE